In Kwoniella pini CBS 10737 chromosome 2, complete sequence, a single genomic region encodes these proteins:
- a CDS encoding non-histone chromosomal protein 6: MPKVSAKDTKKSAGVQAAAKKRAKKDPNKPKRALSAYMFFVQDYRERIKAENPDATFGDVGKLLGIKWKEMNAGEKKPYEDKAKADKDRADKENAVYKGNAKAAKAAAKQQALAADDDSEEEESD, from the exons ATGCCCAAGGTATCAGCCAAAGACACCAAGAAATCCGCCGGGGTTCAAGCCGCCGCCAAAAAGAGAGCTAAGAAGGACCCAAACAAGCCTAAGAG AGCCCTCTCTGCCTACATGTTCTTTGTACAAGATTACAGAGAAAGAATCAAGGCTGAAAACCCAGATGCTACTTTCGGTGACGTTGGTAAGCTTTTGGGtatcaaatggaaagaaatgaaCGCTGGTGAAAAGAAA CCATACGAAGATAAAGCCAAAGCCGATAAAGATAGAGCCGATAAAGAAAACGCAGTTTACAAAGGTAATGCTAAAGCTGCTAAAGCCGCTGCTAAACAACAAGCTTTAGCTGC cgatgatgatagtgaagaagaggaatcTGATTAA
- a CDS encoding hydroxymethylglutaryl-CoA reductase (NADPH) has product MLRSTLVSLSSLASSAPIEVITTTFILVTLVYFQLLQAIKGSVFFNIQSTSPSPRPVHLVRLSHPPQFDETLYGLPSTSSSIASNLNTATPWSGEDWQPVSVGDFRRILEANAVEGGYVFDEKIGGNKAGEKAAVVLAKQLVVVREDWEGSVEQWQEWLLNDFSVEFGGSKYTYKDLRFDSSIKPTLVPHPLHSSQSVLTLFFQAPTPDLPTLLYLNALSKLPSFTPSHSNTTFQILSSSDSGSWGFLPSFDGAGLFSNFGDGMHQSEREDEDALYGLRNVRWFTYAVRALGMRFWNLAKNADSADIFVVLLGYILMHGVFVHLFIGMRNIGSSFWLPVATLVSSTFAFLVALLAAYLLNVPVDPICLSEALPFLVITVGFDKPFLLAKAVLQNPDIAPVPTSPEMSPVDDVVDETGLGLDLGTLHKELAPLERLQRLAEGKVRWAAPVAAKKVVVDAVKQSGVRIVRDYAIEIAVLSVGAASGIGGLREFCYLAALIMAVDCVFLFSFYVAILSVMVEVHRIKLIRGNRRAKHLRRNSSHASLNGSSISPSPTSKSFIPKEADGQPKNPMVRLKLLLIVSFLTLHILNLCTTLTEQTALKRHSTHSVPKSHPRAMLDPRSPTLSPMLQALYDNQPSETDMAVQIIPATNIVASSEDYTPSRMATIDQFMSEWTQLVGDPVLSKWIVVTLGISVLLNGYLIKGIASNSMGGKGPVAAAAQILVGVFESAEKNDRARKAASKSATPRGKLPVNSAHIKDGEQTPKGDDRPNGHLGQVMVQPSAPNVPIISEPETSISKSDSSSSLQSMTFGRRSLEECIDIYAGGVGSNNLSDEEIILLVEKGKIAPYALEKVLKNLERAVRVRRAVISRASVTRTLENSLLPMADYDYKQIIGACCENVVGYMPIPVGIAGPLNVDGEILHIPMATTEGTLVASTSRGCKALNSGGGVTTVLTHDAMTRGPAIDFPSIVLACDARIWIDSHEGFGILKAAFDSTSRFARLQTLECALAGRTLYVRFATQTGDAMGMNMISKGVEKALEVLRQRYPEMHVLALSGNYCTDKKPAAINWIEGRGKSVVAEAVVPGHIVKSVLKTTVKDLCNLNIKKNLIGSAMAGSIGGFNAHAANILTAMYLACGQDPAQNVESSNCMTLMEPINDGADLLITCSMPSIEVGTVGGGTILSPQRSMLEMLGVAGAHSTNPGQNAQRLARIICAAVMAGELSLMSALAAGHLIQAHMKHNRSAPVTPGAVTPFGSITPLRESQLINGPPPPTNKISQSLSPVTATRQTF; this is encoded by the exons ATGCTTCGATCTACCCTAGTCTCCCTCTCTTCACTTGCATCCTCAGCTCCCATCGAAGTTATAACGACAACATTCATCCTCGTAACGCTAGTCtactttcaacttttacAAGCAATCAAAGGATCGGTGTTCTTCAATATCCAATCTACTTCTCCATCACCGCGTCCTGTTCACCTCGTTCGTTTGTCCCATCCACCACAATTCGATGAAACACTTTACGGTCTTCCAAGTACCAGCTCAAGTATAGCAAGCAATCTAAATACTGCTACGCCGTGGAGTGGAGAAGATTGGCAACCTGTATCAGTGGGAGATTTTCGACGTATATTAGAGGCTAACGCTGTAGAAGGGGGATATGTCTTTGACGAGAAAATCGGAGGTAATAAAGCTGGAGAAAAAGCTGCCGTAGTTCTGGCCAAGCAATTAGTTGTAGTCAGGGAAGATTGGGAAGGATCAGTTGAACAGTGGCAAGAATGGTTATTGAACGATTTTAGTGTGGAATTTGGAGGTTCAAAATATACTTATAAAGATCTTCGATTTGACTCTTCAATCAAACCAACCCTTGTTCCCCACCCCTTACATTCATCTCAATCCGTCTTGACACTCTTCTTCCAAGCTCCTACTCCTGATCTACCTACATTACTATACCTAAATGCCCTCAGCAAGTTACCATCATTCACACCGTCTCACTCAAATACTACATTCCAAATACTGTCGTCTTCAGATTCTGGTAGTTGGGGCTTTTTACCTAGTTTCGACGGCGCAGGATTGTTTTCCAATTTCGGCGATGGTATGCACCAGAGCGAaagggaagatgaagatgctttATATGGATTGAGGAATGTTCGATGGTTCACTTACGCCGTCAGAGCTCTCGGTATGCgattttggaatttggccaaa AATGCTGACTCCGCGGACATATTCGTCGTTTTACTTGGCTATATACTGATGCATGGTGTGTTCGTACACTTGTTTATCGGTATGAGGAATATTGGAAGTTCTTTCTGGCTTC CCGTGGCCACCTTGGTATCTTCAACCTTCGCATTCCTTGTTGCTTTACTCGCAGCATATTTGCTTAATGTTCCTGTGGATCCCATTTGCTTGTCTGAAGCATTACCTTTCTTGGTCATCACCGTTGGATTCGATAAACCGTTCCTACTCGCAAAGGCGGTATTACAAAACCCCGACATAGCCCCTGTTCCAACCTCACCCGAGATGTCACCGGTGGACGATGTCGTTGACGAGACTGGTTTAGGATTAGATCTGGGTACTCTCCACAAGGAGCTTGCTCCTTTGGAACGATTGCAAAGACTAGCTGAAGGCAAAGTCAGATGGGCCGCGCCTGTCGCAGCGAAGAAGGTAGTTGTAGATGCTGTCAAACAATCTGGAGTCAGGATTGTTAGAGATTATGCGATCGAGATCGCCGTTTTGAGTGTAGGTGCGGCTAGTGGGATCGGCGGATTAAGGGAGTTTTGCTATCTTG CTGCTCTCATTATGGCTGTCGACTGtgtcttcctcttctccttctatGTGGCCATTCTCAGTGTCATGGTGGAAGTGCATCGAATAAAGCTCATCAGGGGTAACCGACGAGCTAAACATCTTCGAAGAAACTCTAGTCATGCTTCTCTTAATGGATCTTCAATCtcaccttcaccaacaAGCAAATCATTCATCCCTAAAGAAGCCGATGGTCAACCTAAGAACCCTATGGTTCGACTCAAGCTCCTGCTGATCGTCTCTTTTTTGACTTTACACATACTCAACCTCTGTACCACCCTTACTGAGCAAACCGCCTTGAAACGACATTCGACACATTCCGTGCCCAAATCTCACCCTCGTGCCATGCTTGATCCTAGAAGTCCTACCCTTTCCCCTATGCTCCAAGCATTATATGACAATCAACCATCCGAGACTGACATGGCCGTACAGATCATCCCAGCTACCAACATTGTCGCGTCAAGTGAAGATTACACTCCTTCAAGAATGGCTACCATCGATCAGTTCATGAGCGAATGGACTCAACTCGTCGGCGACCCAGTGTTGAGTAAATGGATTGTCGTGACACTCGGTATTAGTGTATTGCTCAACGGTTATCTCATCAAGGGTATCGCGTCAAACTCCATGGGCGGTAAAGGTCCTGTCGCTGCTGCCGCCCAAATACTGGTAGGCGTATTCGAATCTGCCGAGAAGAACGACCGAGCAAGAAAAGCCGCTAGCAAATCAGCTACTCCCCGAGGCAAACTTCCCGTTAACTCTGCACATATCAAGGATGGAGAACAAACGCCCAAGGGTGATGATAGACCTAATGGCCACCTTGGTCAGGTCATGGTCCAGCCGTCAGCACCGAATGTGCCAATCATTTCCGAACCTGAAACATCAATCTCAAAGTCCGATTCTAGTTCCTCGCTTCAGTCCATGACATTCGGCAGAAGGTCACTTGAAGAGTGCATTGATATCTACGCTGGTGGCGTTGGATCAAACAATTTATCCGATGAGGAGATAATCCTATTGGTAGAGAAGGGCAAGATCGCTCCTTACGCTTTGGAAAAGGTACTCAAGAATCTGGAGCGTGCTGTACGTGTCCGACGAGCGGTCATCTCTAGAGCTTCCGTCACCCGAACATTGGAGAACAGTCTTTTACCTATGGCCgattatgattataagCAGATTATCGGAGCATGTTGTGAGAATGTTGTAGGTTATATGCCTATCCCTGTTGGTATCGCTGGTCCACTCAACGTCGATGGTGAAATACTTCATATTCCAATGGCAACCACGGAAGGTACTCTCGTAGCCTCGACTTCCAGAGGATGTAAAGCTCTCAATTCCGGTGGTGGAGTGACCACCGTCTTAACGCACGATGCGATGACTCGGGGTCCAGCTATCGATTTCCCCTCGATCGTATTAGCATGTGACGCTAGAATATGGATAGATTCTCATGAAGGTTTCGGTATACTTAAAGCTGCTTTCGACTCGACTTCTAGATTCGCGAGACTTCAAACTCTTGAATGTGCCCTTGCTGGAAGAACTCTTTATGTTCGATTTGCGACTCAAACTGGAGATGCAATGGGAATGAACATGATTTCAAAAGGTGTGGAGAAGGCTTTAGAAGTTTTAAGACAACGATATCCTGAAATGCACGTCTTAGCACTTAGTGGAAACTACTGCACGGATAAGAAGCCAGCTGCCATCAATTGGATTGAAGGTAGAGGTAAATCCGTTGTTGCTGAAGCTGTAGTCCCTGGACATATAGTGAAGAGTGTTCTGAAGACTACAGTGAAAGATTTGTGCAATTTGAacatcaagaagaatttgattggTAGTGCAATGGCAGGTAGTATTGGTGGGTTCAATGCTCATGCGGCGAACATCTTGACG GCTATGTATCTTGCATGTGGTCAAGATCCAGCTCAAAACGTGGAATCATCGAATTGTATGACACTAATGGAACC AATCAATGATGGAGCCGATTTATTAATAACATGTTCAATGCCTTCAATCGAAGTAGGAACAGTTGGTGGAGGAACAATATTATCACCACAAAGATCAATGTTAGAAATGTTAGGTGTAGCAGGTGCACATTCTACAAATCCAGGTCAAAATGCTCAAAGATTAGCAAGAATAATTTGCGCAGCTGTAATGGCAGGtgaattatctttaatGTCTGCTTTAGCTGCAGGACATTTAATTCAAGCACATATGAAACATAATAGATCTGCACCTGTTACACCTGGTGCAGTAACTCCTTTTGGAAGTATAACTCCTTTAAGAGAAAGTCAATTAATTAATGgacctcctccaccaactaataaaatttcacAAAGTTTAAGTCCTGTTACTGCAACTAGGCAAACTTTTTAA